From one Magnolia sinica isolate HGM2019 chromosome 18, MsV1, whole genome shotgun sequence genomic stretch:
- the LOC131232679 gene encoding light-harvesting complex-like protein 3 isotype 2, chloroplastic, with amino-acid sequence MSMSVFFPSLPTVLTRLRLPQKPHLLHPFKNRLYLTLPGAAADNGPGMVSSATLEEKAEKKEGASPVDSKEKLQKEEEDSLVSNGAAANFKDPKWVGGTWDLQQFSKDGKTNWDAVIDAEVRRRKWLEDNPEASSNDKPVVFDTSIIPWWAWVKRFHLPEAERLNGRAAMIGFFMAYLVDSLTGVGLVDQMGNFFCKTLLFVAVVGVLVIRKNEDIENLKKLLEETTFYDKQWQATWQDENRSSSKKD; translated from the exons ATGTCAATGTCGGTGTTCTTCCCGTCTCTTCCAACCGTCCTTACAAGACTTCGTCTCCCTCAGAAACCTCATCTCCTTCATCCATTCAAGAACCGCCTCTACCTCACTCTCCCAGGGGCTGCAGCAGACAATGGGCCAGGAATGGTGAGCTCCGCCACTCTAGAGGAGAAAGCAGAGAAGAAGGAAGGAGCTTCTCCTGTTGATTCTAAGGAGAAGCTGCAGAAGGAGGAGGAAGATTCTCTGGTTTCGAACGGCGCAGCGGCGAACTTCAAAGATCCTAAATGGGTTGGAGGGACTTGGGATTTACAGCAGTTTTCGAAAGACGGGAAGACGAATTGGGATGCGGTCATCGACGCAG AGGTTAGGAGGAGGAAATGGCTAGAAGATAATCCTGAAGCATCGAGTAATGACAAGCCTGTAGTCTTCGACACTTCCATTATTCCCTGGTGGGCATGGGTCAAGAGGTTCCACCTCCCCGAAGCAGAGCGACTGAATG GCCGTGCTGCAATGATTGGGTTTTTCATGGCATATCTGGTGGACAGCTTGACAGGTGTTGGTTTGGTTGATCAAATGGGGAATTTCTTCTGCAAAACTCTCCTGTTTGTGGCTGTAGTTGGTGTGCTTGTGATCCGAAAGAACGAAGATATAGAGAATTTGAAGAAGCTCTTGGAGGAGACAACTTTTTACGACAAGCAGTGGCAAGCAACATGGCAGGACGAAAACCGTAGCAGTTCAAAAAAAGACTAG